The Pseudofrankia sp. DC12 region CGGCCCGAGCTCTCCGGCGACGACATCATGGAGATCCTGGGCCTGCGGCCGTCCCGGCTGGTCGGCGAGGCGCGCCAGCACATGCTCGACTTCCGCTTCGACATGGGCATGGTCGGCCGTGACGCGGCCGTCGCCGAACTTCTGCGTTGGGCTAGCGCTAAAGGGCTTGAGATCCCGGGCTCTCCAACGGCTGGCGACTAACGAAACGAGATGTCCGGGCCGGCGGCCGTGACGGCCGCCGGTGGCGGCGTCGGCTCGGACGTCCCGGCGGGCTGCGTGGTGCCGTCCACGGCGATGCGCAGGTCGGTCGGGTGGCGTCGGGCGGCCAGGTAGTAGATCACGCCGGCGAGCAGGTAGCCGGCTCCGGCCGCGATGATCGTGCCGGGTGAGTGGCCGTTCTTCGGCACCACGAGCGCGGCCACGGCCCCGGCGCCGGCGAACGCGACGTTGAACAGCAGGTCATAGAGCGAGAAGGCCCGCCCGCGGTAGGCGTCGGGGACGTGCTCCTGGACGATCGTGTCGACGCAGATCTTGCTGGCCTGCGCGGAGAAGCCCAGCGGCAGGCCGGCGAGGACGAACAGCACCGAGGAGTAGGGCAGCCCGAAGGCGATCTCGACGACGCCACCACCGGTCAGCACGATCAGGATCCAGCGGGCCCGTGGCATCCGCGCGGTGACGGCCGGGGTGGCCACAGCCGCCAGCACGGTGCCGATCCCGCTCGCCACGGCGACGGCCGCCAGCCCCCAGAGACGGCCGTCATCGCCCTTGAAGTAGTTGGCGTAGAGCAGGATCGTCATGAACAGCACCAGCCCGTAGGCCGCCCGCGACGCGGTCAGCGCGGCGAGTGCGCGCCGGGCCGGGCCGGCGCGCCACAGCACCCGCGCACCATCCGCGAAGTCGAACGCCACCCGTCGCAGCTGCTCCGTGCTGCCGGCCCAGTCGCCGACCTCGGCCGGGCCGAACATCCGCCGGTCGGCGAGGGTCGCCGCGGTCGCGGCGGCGCCCAGGTAGGCGAGCCCCGCCAGCCCCGCGACGAGCGCGACCGAGGCGTCGTGGCCGCCGGTGAGCCCGCGGACGCCGGTGCCGATGCCACCGCCGACCAGCGCGGCGACCGTTCCCGAGGTGACGGACAGCGAGTCGGCGCTGACCAGCCACTCGAGGTCGACCACCATCGGCAGGCCGGCCGAGAGGGCGGCCAGCACGAACCGGTTGACGCTGACGGCCCCGAGCGCGACGACGTAGAAGTCCGCACCGGTGTGCCCGGCCGCGATCAGTACCGCCAGGACCGCCAACAGCGCCGCGCGGACCAGCGAGCAGTAGACCAGGACCCGCTGGCGCGACACCCGGTCGAGCACGATCCCGGCGAACGGCCCGATCACGCTGAACGGCAGCACCACGATGGCCAGCGCGGCGGCCAACGCACCCGGCGACGTGGCCCGCTCGGGCGAGAACAGCACGTAGCTCACCAGACTCGCCTGGAAGATCCCGTCGGCGGTCTGTGACGTCAGCCGGGACGCGTAAAGCGCCCGGAACCCGGGGACGTCCAGCAACTCCCGTAGCTTCCCCGCCCGCGCCATATCCCAACAGCCTAGAAGCTCCGGCGACCATCCGGTGCCGGAGGCTGTCTGGTGCGCGGCGCACCTAGGGCGTCACATCATGTCGTCAGCGACCGGTGAAGCGCGCCCAACCCCATCACAACCAGTGTTGCGTTTGGCAAGGATTCTTCACTAGGCGTTATGTTCGGGCCTCTCGTACCCAGTGTCGCGGAGGTCCGGTCCGATGGCCGACGCACGTCACCGCCCCCGTCACCGTCCGTCCAGTCGGTCCGTTGCTCCGGTCAAGATTTTCATCGCGGCCGTCGTTGTGCTTCTGCTGGCGGGTGGCGGCTATGTCGCGAGCACCCGGCTGGTGAGCCGCGACGAGCCGGGCGCCGGCTGCGCCCAGACGATGCCGCTGACGGTGCGCACCGGGTCGACGCTCACCGCGCCGCTCACCCAGATCGCCGCCACCTACAACAACGAGCGGCACCAGGTGCTGGGCAAGTGCGTCCAGGTCAAGATCGAGACCGTCGACAGCGGGCAGACGGCCGAGGCGATCGCCTCCGGCTGGACCGACCAGCAGTACGGCCAGGCCCCGGACGTGTGGGTGCCCGAGTCGGCCGGCTGGGTCGCGTTGGCGAAGGCGGGCCCGGCCGGGGTGAAGATGCTCGGCGGGACGGGGACGGTCATAGCCAGCTCCCCGGTTGTGCTCGCGATGCCGCGGCCCCTGGCCGTCGCGCTCGGCTGGCCGGACCGACAGCTCAGCTGGGCCGACCTGCGCGCGAACGAGAACTCGCCGTCATTCTGGGCCGGGCGCGGCCACCCCGAGTGGGGTGACTTCAGCATCGGGTTCGCGAACCCGCAGACCTCGTCGGCGGGCCTGGCCGCGGTGCTGAACGTGGTGGCGAGCACCGTCGGCCAGCCGTCGTCGGCGTTGACCGCGGCGCAGTTCAGCGGCGACCTGAACACCAAGGGCGCGATCCTCACGTTCGAGCGGGGCGCCGACCTCGTCGCCAACTCGGACACCGACCTGCTTGGTTCCTACGTCGGCTGGGGCAAGAACGCGCCGGCGCAGATGTCCGCGCTGGTCATGCCGGAAAGCATGGTGTACCAGGCGAATGTCGGGACCAGCGCCACGGTCGCCAGCGATGACTCGATCAGCGCGGGGGCGCTGGCGCCCGCCGCCGTGCCGCTCGTCGCCGCCTACCCGACCGACGGCCTCGTCGTGGACGAGGCGAGCTACCAGCCGCTCGAGCTTCCGGCCAGCTCGGACCGGGCCGCCGCCGCGGCCGACTTCCGTGCCGAGCTCACCGGCCCGCATGGCCAGGCGGCGTTCCAGTCGGCCGGTTTCCGGTCGCCGGACCGGCAGAACCCCAAGCTCACCGAGAGCCTCGGCTTCGCCCCGACGCTTCGTACCGAGCCGCGGGCGGCCCTCGACGGCAAGGCCATCAACGCCGCCCGGAACACCTTCATCGGTATCCACCAGCGCGGGAACACGTTGGCCGTGTACGACACCTCCGGCTCGATGGACCTGCCGGTCGCCAACAGCGGTGGAAAGACCAGGCTGCAGATCGCCGTCGGCGCGGCCGACGCGGCCATCCCGTTGTTCGCCAAGGACAGCCGGCTGGGCCTGTGGCAGTTCTCCACCAGACTCGACGGCAACAAGCCCTACCGGGAGCTGGTGCCGGTCGGGCCGATGAGCGACGAGGTTGGCACAGGTACCCGCGAGGAAGCGCTGGTGGCCGCCGTCAACGGGCTGAAGGCGAAGGGCGGGACGGGGCTGTACGCGACCGCGCTGGCGGCGTTCGAGAGCCTTACCGCGCAGTACCAGCCCGACAAGCCCAACCAGGTGGTACTGCTGACCGACGGGCAGAACGACGATCCGACCAGCTCGCTGACCCTCACCCAGCTGGTCTCGGCCCTGAAGGCCGAGTACAACCCGAAGGCGCCGGTCCACATCATCACGATCGGCTATGGCGCGGACGCCGACCTGGACGCGCTGCGGCAGATCTCGGCGGCCACCGGCTCGAAGAGCTACCCGGCCCAGGACCCGAACTCGATCTTCCAGGTCATGGTCAACGCCCTGACCGACCGGTAACGGCCGCGCCTCACTCGGCGCGGCGGCTGACCCGGCGGACCGGCGGCCCGCCGGTCCCGATGACGTACGACGTGACCAGGTGGTTCCAGCCGCACTCGGCGCACACCTCGACGACGTAGATCTGGAGCTCGCTGAACCGCCCGGCAAGGGTGGGCAGGTCCGCGGTCGCCCACGTCCGCCCCGAGGTGCCGCCCAGCTCGTCGCCGTAGCCGTAGATGACGTTCACCAGCGGGTCGCCGGGCTTTGGGCGCTCCGGGTCGCCCGCGAGGCAGACCGGGCAGGTCCTGGTGGTCGGCTCGCCGTGGTGGCGCGCGGCCCGCAGCAGGTACGGGCTGGCGTCGCAGACCTCTGGCCGGGAGACCCGGCCGGCCTGCAGGCCGGTCAGCGCCGCCCGGCGGGCAAGGGCGTAGTCGATGACCGACCTCGCTCCCGGCCCGGGTCCCATGACTGCCACGGTACCGCCACACCCTGGCCCGGCAGCCCCCGTTCGACGGCTCCGGCCGCCTTCGCCACTTCCCCACCCATTCCGGGTCGGTCCTGGTCTGCGGGTTCGAGCCTGGTAGGTGATCAGGGGGCGGAATCGGCGGGGGCCCCGGCGACGGCCCGCCGTCTGGTTGGAAGGTCATCATGCCGCCGCCAGCCGGACACCGGTGAGACATCCCCTGTTGCCATGGTCGTCCCGAGTCGTCTAAGGTCGATGTATCGGCTCGATATGTTGTGTCGACACGTTGGCTCGACATATCGGGGACACATCGGTGCGGAGGGGAGGGCGGCGCGATGTTGGAGCTCGCGGTGCTCGGGATCCTCTCCGAGAGCCCGATGCACGGGTATGAGCTGCGCAAGCGGCTCGCGGCCGTGCTCGGGGCCTTTCACCGGTTCAGCTATGGCTCGCTGTACCCGCTCCTGCGCAAGCTGCAGGCCGAGGGCTTCGTCACCGCCGACGACGCCGGTGCGGCTGCCCGGATCGGCGGGCGCAGCCGGGTCGTCTACACCCTCACTGCCGAGGGGAAGGAACGGCTCACCGAGCTGCTCGGCGAGGGCGGCCCGGCCTCGTGGGAAGACGAGATGTTCGGCGTCCGCTTCGCCTTCTTCGGGAAGACCGACGCCGCTGTGCGGCTGCGGATCCTCGAAGGCCGGCGCACCCGGCTGGAGGAGCGGCGGGAGAAGGTCCGTTCGGCGCTTTCCCGCACCCGGGAGCGCTTCGACGCATACACCCTTGAGCTGCAGCGTCACGGGTTGGAGTCCGTCGAACGTGAGGTCCGCTGGCTCACAGAGCTGATCGAGACGGAACGCGCTCACGGCCAGCCTGGTATGGAGGATCTTGGCTTGCCGGAGCCAGCGCCGCAGCCGCAGGCGGCAGTACGGCCAGCCGAAGTTCGGCCATTGGTGCCACCCGCGGCACCACCCGCAACATCCCAGGACCCCGACGGTGAGGTCCCCGGGCCCCGGTGAACGCCGATGACCGTCGCGGCGCCCCAGTTGGCCCACTGTCCCGCATGCATTCCGCGTAACTAAAGGAGTAGACCGTCATGGGTTCGGTACGTGTCGCCATCGTCGGCGTTGGCAACTGCGCCGCGTCGCTCGTCCAGGGGGTCGAGTACTACCGCAGCGCCGACCCGTCCGAGCAGGTACCTGGGCTCATGCACGTCCAGCTCGGTGACTACCACGTCTCCGACCTCGAGTTCGTCGCCGCGTTCGACATCGACGCGAAGAAGGTCGGCCGTGACCTGGCCGAGGCCATCGGCGCCAGCGAGAACAACACCATCAAGATCGCTGACGTCCCGCCGACCGGGGTAACCGTCGCTCGTGGCCACACCTACGACGGCTTCGGCAAGTACTACCGGGAGACCGTCGAGGAGTCCGACGAGGAGCCGGTGGACGTCGTCGCCGCCCTGCGTGAGGCGCGGGCCGACGTGCTGGTCTGCTACCTGCCGGTCGGGTCCGAGAACGCGGCCAAGTTCTACGCCCAGTGCGCGATCGACGCGGGCGTCGGCTTCGTCAACTGCCTGCCGGTCTTCATCGCCGGCGTCCCCGAGTGGGCCGAGAAGTTCCGCGCCGCCGGCGTGCCGATCGTCGGTGACGACATCAAGTCGCAGGTCGGCGCCACCATCACCCACCGGGTGCTGGCGAAGCTGTTCGAGGACCGGGGCGTCATCCTGGACCGCACGATGCAGCTGAACGTCGGCGGCAACATGGACTTCAAGAACATGCTGGAGCGCGACCGGCTGGAGTCCAAGAAGATCTCCAAGACCCAGGCCGTCACTTCGCAGGTGTCGCACGACATGGGCGCGCGCAACGTGCACATCGGCCCGTCGGACTACGTCGCCTGGCTGGACGACCGCAAGTGGGCGTTCGTCCGGCTCGAGGGCCGCGCGTTCGGCGACGTCCCGCTGAGCCTGGAGTACAAGCTCGAGGTCTGGGACTCCCCGAACAGCGCCGGTGTCGTCATCGACGCGGTGCGCTGCGCCAAGATCGCCCTGGACCGCGGCGTCGGCGGCCCGATCCTGTCGGCGTCGAGCTACTTCATGAAGTCCCCGCCGGAGCAGTACCGGGACAGCGTCGCCCGGGACAAGGTCGAGGCCTTCATCCTCGGCGAGGAGTAGTCGTCCTCGCGCACAACTGAGTACGTACAGCGACGATGGTCGGGCCACCGGAGGGGGTGGCCCGACCCTCGTCGTGTGTCGGGCCTGGCCGTCCGAGCCGATGAGACGCACCGGCGCAACCCACAGCGGGCCTTGCGCGTCCTGCTATCAGCCTCGACGTGACGGCGCAGTAGCTGCATCAGGGGCGCGCAGGGGGTGCTGGTCGGGCCCACAGCCGGACATGAGACCCTGAGCTTCCATGTACCGAACGCGACCGAACTGTCTGTATTGTCCCAGTCCTGGTCGCGGTGCGGGAAGGACGGGACGGCTTTGAGCCTGCCTAATGATCAGGAACCAACCCGGCGGCGTCCGACGCCGCCAGGTGGCGCGTCGCGCGGCTTCGCGGACCCGGTCGACAACGGGGCGCGCCCCGGCGGCCCGCGGCCCGGTCGCTACGACCGGCCCGAGCGGCCGGCCGACGACGACGGCACCGGCCGCTCCGCGCGGCCGAGTGGCGACCGCGGTGAGCGGCCCGAGCGGCCGGTGGCCGGGCGCGGCCCGCGCCCAGGTGGCGTCAACGGTGGTACCGGCGCTACTGGTGCCCGTCCGCCCGCTGGCCGTGGCGACCGGGCCGGCGCGCGTCCCGCCGCCGATGATGGTGTTCCGCCGACCGACCGGCCTTCCTACCATCCGCGGGCTACCGCCAACCGGACTGGCGCGACAGGCGCGACGGGCGCCCGGCCGAGTGGCCCGCGCACAGGCGCCGGCCGCGCGAACGGCCCGACCGGCGCGCGTGCCGGTGGCGGGGTTACCGGAACCATGGCGATCGGCGACCGAGGCCGTGGCATCTCCGACCGAGGCCGGGGAGTCTCCGACCGAGGTCGGCGTCCCCTGCATCCGGCCGAGCGCGACGCTGTCTACGACACCGTCGACCAGGCCGCGCTCAGCAAGATCGAGGTACGCGACCGCGACGAGAACGCCACCACCTACCGTCGCGTCGGCGCCGACGGCGCCGCCCTGGCTCCCCGCAGGCCAACCGGCCCCGGCGGCCATCGGCGCCCCGGCGGGCCGAACGACCCCAACGCGGCGCCGGACGGCCCCGCCCGTCCCGGCCGCAAGGTCGGCGCGCACGGTCCGCGGATCTGGCGGGAACGGCCGCTGTGGATGCGGCGCCTGGTCATCTTCGGCTCGCTGGGCACCTTCCTGCTGTTCGTCGCCGCCTGCGCGATCCTGTACTCGGCGACCAAGGTGCCGCTGCCGGACTCGATCAAGACCGACCAGACGTCGATCATCTACTTCTCCGACAAGAGCACCCAGCTCGCCCGGTTCGGCACGACCAACCGGACCGACGTCCCGTTGTCGCAGGTCTCCAAGCCGGCGCAGCAGGCGGTGCTCGCGGCCGAGGACAAGAACTTCTACACCGAGCCGGGCATCTCCTACCGCGGCATCGCGCGGGCGCTGCTGGTCAACCTCAAGAGCGGCAGCGTCCAGCAGGGCGCCTCGACGATCACGCAGCAGTACGTCAAGAATGCCTACCTGACGCAGGACCGCACGTTCTCCCGAAAAATCAAGGAGATCGTGATCTCGGTCAAGCTGTCCCACAAGTACTCGAAGGACGAGATCCTTCAGTACTACCTGAACACGATCTACTTCGGCCGTAACTCGTACGGCATCTACGCCGCCTCTGAGGCGTACTTCGGCATCCCGCCGAGCCAGCTGACGGCCGCGCAGGGGGCGATCCTCGCCGGTCTCATCCGGCAGCCGAACTACCTCGACCCCGTGGTCCACACGGACGCCGCGAAGGCACGGTGGAAGGAGGTCGTCAACACGATGATCTCCCAGAAGTGGCTGAGCTCGGTGCCGGACTACCCGCTGTCCACGGTGAAACAGAAGACGGACGTCTCGTCGACGAATGGCAACGTCCAGAACCGGTACATCCAGGACCAGGTGGTCGCCGAGCTGGAGGCGCACGGGATCTCGGAGCAACAGATCGAGACCGGCGGCCTGAGGATCACGACGACGATCGATCCCGTCAGACAGGCTGATGCCGTCGCCGCCGTCAACAAGGTCATCGGTCCGATCTACCCGAACCCGATCGCGACCCTGAAAACCGGACTCGTCGCGCTTGACCCGGCGAGCGGGAAGATCCTCGCCTGGTACGGCGGTTCGCAGTATGGCACGAACCCGCAGAGCTCGGACCCGACCTACAAGTCGTACGGCGACACGGTGTCCAACGCGAGCATTCCGACGGGCTCGACGTTCAAGGCCGTGACGCTGCTGACCGCGCTGAGCAACGGCGTCAACCTGAACTCGACATTTGACGCGTCCGATCCGCAGAAGCTGCCGGGTGAGAACGGCCAGGACTACGTAATCCACAACGACGAGACCGACGGCCATTACGACTCCGCGAACCTGATCCAGGCGACGGGCGAGTCGATGAACACCGTCTATGTGCCGCTCGGATATCACGTCGGCGTTTCCAAGGTCATCCAGATGGCGAAGAGTCTGGGAGTCTCGGATGACCTGAAGAACCTGGCCGGTATCACCCTCGGTCAGGACTCGATTCACCCGCTTGAGATGGCCAATGTTTATAACTCCATCGCCAGCGGCGGGTACCGGACGACCCCGCACATCGTCGACACCGTCTACAACGGCTCGAACCACCTGATCTACCAGGGCCAGCCGGATGCGAAGAAGGTCCTCGAGCCCGGAGTCGTCGCCGACGCCACCTTCGCGCTGCAGTCGGTGCTCCAGCCCGGTGGCACGGCGGCGAAATCGTCGCTGACCGGCCGGCCGGCCGCAGGTAAGACCGGAACCGTCCAGCAGTACCGTAGTGCCTGGTTCTGCGGTTTCACCCCGCAGCTGACCTCGTGTGTGGACATGTACCGGGACCAGGCGTTGATGGATAACAGCGATCCGAAAAATCCGAAGCCGCTGCCGGGTGAGGCGCTGACCGGAATTCCGGGCGCGACCAGTGGCGTGTACGGCGGTGGGATGCCGGCGAAGATCTGGAACGCGTTCATGAACGCCGCGCTCACCGGTCAGCCGGTCAAGCAGTTCCCACCGCCGGTCTACGGCGGCTCGATCCGGACCTTCACCCCGACCAACTCGCCCAGCGCGACCCCCGACATGTCGACGCTCACCCCGGGCGACCTGTTCAACAACCCCGGCACCTCGAACACCCCGTGGAACCCGTTCGCCAGCTGGGGCACCAACCAGAACCGCGGCACCACCAGTACCAGCGGCAGTGGGAACGGCAACGGCTCTGGCGGCGGCGGGAACAAACCGCCGACGGCGACACCCGCACCGACACCAACGACCCGAAGAACCGGGGTCCTCGGGATTCCATCGGGGTAGCACCCTCACGGGACATTGACACAAGCCGGGCCTGGCGAGTGAGAACTCGCCAGGCCCGTGGTCTTTCTGCCAGCTGGGTCAGCAGTGATCGGTAAAGGTGGGGCCTACAAGTCCGAGCGTTTTGCCGTCGAATTTGTCGACGACGGCCGTCCGCCAGTACGTGCAACCACTGGTGGTGCGTCCAGCCGAAACTATGCCGCCACCCACGTCAGTGGAGGTGGCCGCGTTCGACCACGAGGAGCCGCGGTTGGTCGACTTCTGGAGGGTGGTCGTAACATTGTTGATGATGTTGTTCGGCGGGTTACCCGTATCGCATCCTCCCGAGCTTTGTGCCCAAATCTCGGAGGAATTGCTATAGCCGACATAAGGCGCCCATGCGTAAACAAGGCCGCTGTACTGTGATCCAGCGTGGGTGCAGTCCAGCCAATATGATCCATCGAAATACTGGGCACCGGCGTAGGCTGGAACGGCGGACAATGCGCTGCCGACGGACGCGAAAGCCGCGGTCCCACAGGCTCCGATCGCGACTCGGGTGGCCAGGTTTCGTCTTGGTGTCATCTTCCCTCTCAAATGATTTCGATTACTGCTGTGATAGATACGTCTTAGTGACCGAAGTGCACGATAGGAGCTTTGATCCCTTCTGCGGGCCTGCCCTCCCTTATTCAGGCTGGCTTTGGTGTGGTTGTGGCGGGGAGGTGTGTGAGGGCGTTGACGGTGATCGATCGCAGGCGCTGTGGTTCTTCTGTGATGATCAGGCTTGGGAGGTGGTGGAAGGTTTCGCGGAGGAGTGCGGTGATTTCGGCGCGGGCGAGGTGGGCGCCGAGGCAGTGGTGGGGCCCGGGGCCGCCGAAGCCGAGGTGGGGGTTGGGGGTGCGGGTGAGGTCGAGTCGGTCGGGGTGGGTGAACAGGGTGGGGTCGTGGTTGGCGGCGGTGAAGCAGAGGGCGATCTTTTCGCCGGCGTGGAGTGGGTGGCCGGCGAGGGTGGTGTCGTGGGCGGTGGTGCGGCGCATGAGGACGACGGGGCTGGTGTAGCGGACGAGTTCTTCGACGGCGGTGGGTGCGAGGCGGTCGAAGTCCGCGGCCCAGGTGGTGCGGGCGTCGGGTTGGGTGTGTAGGGCCCATAGGCCGAGGGAGATGGTGTTGCGGGTTGTTTCCTGGCCGGCGAAGGTCAGCAGGGTGAAGAACGAGGCGATTTCACCGGTGGTGAGGGGCTGTCCGTCGATCTGTGCATGGGCAAGGGTGGTGAGTAGGTCGTCGGTGGGGTGGGTGCGGCGGAACGCGGCGAGGTCGGTCGCGAGGTCTGCGAGGTAGGTGCCGGCGTCGAGGACGGCGCGGACGGGGTCGTGCTCGGGGGGGAGCAGGTCGGGGGCGCCCGCGGAGGCGATGAGGGTGGAGGCCTCGAGGACGCGGGTGTGTTGGCTGTCGGGGATGCCGAGCATCCCGGCGATGACGAGGAGGGAGAACCGTGCCGCGAGGTCGGTGACGATGTCGAACTCCCGCCGGGAGGCGACGGCCTCGACGGTGTCCGCGGCGGCTCGCTCGATCTGTTCGCGTAGCGTGCGCAGGTTCTGTCGGGTGAATGTCTGGGCGACGATGGCGCGGAGTTTGCGGTGGCAGGGGTCGTCCATGGTGATGATCGAGCCGAAGGACTCCCCGAATCCTGCTGGTAGATCGTTGATGAACAGGGATCCCTGGCCGGAGCGGAAGGCGGCCGGCCTGCGGATCGCCTTGAGGACGTCGGCGTGGCGGGCTACTGCCCGATAGCCCGGACCGAGCGGGAGACCGGGCACAGATGGTTCGTCGAACAGGGGGAGGCCGGGGGCCTCGCGGAGTTGAGCGAGATGAACAAGCCTTTGTTCGAGCGGGGCGTCGCGGAACTCGCCGCTGGTCGGGGCGACGAGGGCGCGGTCGTGGCTCTGGGCGGTGAGTGGCATGGGTGAGGTCAGGTCGTGTAGGTGTAGGCGAGGTTCGGGGGCTGGCCGAAGAAGGACACGATCGCGGCCAGTCGTCCCTCGTGGGTGAACCGGACGATCTCCAGGCCGGCCAGGGCCGTCTGACCGCGCCGGTCGCGCATGGCCCAGGAGTAGCGCGCGGTGTCGTGGTGCACGTCGAGGCCGGAGGTCCGGAAGGGCAGGTACCCGGGGTATTCGCCGGCCAGCCGGGTGATCAGCTCGGCGAGGGCGCGGACCCCGGTGCTGTCGGCCAGCGGGTTGGCGTAGGTGACGTCCTCGGTACACACCTCGCAGAGCAGGGCCGCGCGCTGGTCGGTGTCGGCAGAACGCCAAACTTCATGGACGCGGCCTGTCGCCGCCGCGACAACCTGGGCGATCGCGGTGGAGACGCCCTGACCGACGTTGATCGGTATCTGGTGGCTGACGGATCCGCTGCTGCTCACCGGTGTTGCCCCCACCGTCGCGCGGCCGCTGCGCGCTGGAGCTTGCCCGACGGCGTCTTCGGGACCGACCCGGGTGGCACGGCGCGCACCGCCGCGGGCCTGGTTCCGACTGTGGCGAGCACGGCCGCGGTGACCTGCGCGCAAACATCCGCCTCGTCGTGACCGGCACGCAGCTCGAAGACGACCATTACGCCGTCGGTCGCGGCGTTCGGACGGCGGGTCGCGAACGCGACCGCGTTGCCCGCGCGGACTCCGGGAACGGATGTGGCGGCCTGCTCGACCTCCTCGGGGTGGATGTTGCGACCCCCCACGATGATCAGATCCTTGACCCGGCCA contains the following coding sequences:
- a CDS encoding MFS transporter gives rise to the protein MARAGKLRELLDVPGFRALYASRLTSQTADGIFQASLVSYVLFSPERATSPGALAAALAIVVLPFSVIGPFAGIVLDRVSRQRVLVYCSLVRAALLAVLAVLIAAGHTGADFYVVALGAVSVNRFVLAALSAGLPMVVDLEWLVSADSLSVTSGTVAALVGGGIGTGVRGLTGGHDASVALVAGLAGLAYLGAAATAATLADRRMFGPAEVGDWAGSTEQLRRVAFDFADGARVLWRAGPARRALAALTASRAAYGLVLFMTILLYANYFKGDDGRLWGLAAVAVASGIGTVLAAVATPAVTARMPRARWILIVLTGGGVVEIAFGLPYSSVLFVLAGLPLGFSAQASKICVDTIVQEHVPDAYRGRAFSLYDLLFNVAFAGAGAVAALVVPKNGHSPGTIIAAGAGYLLAGVIYYLAARRHPTDLRIAVDGTTQPAGTSEPTPPPAAVTAAGPDISFR
- a CDS encoding substrate-binding and VWA domain-containing protein, whose translation is MLLLAGGGYVASTRLVSRDEPGAGCAQTMPLTVRTGSTLTAPLTQIAATYNNERHQVLGKCVQVKIETVDSGQTAEAIASGWTDQQYGQAPDVWVPESAGWVALAKAGPAGVKMLGGTGTVIASSPVVLAMPRPLAVALGWPDRQLSWADLRANENSPSFWAGRGHPEWGDFSIGFANPQTSSAGLAAVLNVVASTVGQPSSALTAAQFSGDLNTKGAILTFERGADLVANSDTDLLGSYVGWGKNAPAQMSALVMPESMVYQANVGTSATVASDDSISAGALAPAAVPLVAAYPTDGLVVDEASYQPLELPASSDRAAAAADFRAELTGPHGQAAFQSAGFRSPDRQNPKLTESLGFAPTLRTEPRAALDGKAINAARNTFIGIHQRGNTLAVYDTSGSMDLPVANSGGKTRLQIAVGAADAAIPLFAKDSRLGLWQFSTRLDGNKPYRELVPVGPMSDEVGTGTREEALVAAVNGLKAKGGTGLYATALAAFESLTAQYQPDKPNQVVLLTDGQNDDPTSSLTLTQLVSALKAEYNPKAPVHIITIGYGADADLDALRQISAATGSKSYPAQDPNSIFQVMVNALTDR
- a CDS encoding DUF5318 family protein; the protein is MGPGPGARSVIDYALARRAALTGLQAGRVSRPEVCDASPYLLRAARHHGEPTTRTCPVCLAGDPERPKPGDPLVNVIYGYGDELGGTSGRTWATADLPTLAGRFSELQIYVVEVCAECGWNHLVTSYVIGTGGPPVRRVSRRAE
- a CDS encoding PadR family transcriptional regulator — protein: MLELAVLGILSESPMHGYELRKRLAAVLGAFHRFSYGSLYPLLRKLQAEGFVTADDAGAAARIGGRSRVVYTLTAEGKERLTELLGEGGPASWEDEMFGVRFAFFGKTDAAVRLRILEGRRTRLEERREKVRSALSRTRERFDAYTLELQRHGLESVEREVRWLTELIETERAHGQPGMEDLGLPEPAPQPQAAVRPAEVRPLVPPAAPPATSQDPDGEVPGPR
- a CDS encoding inositol-3-phosphate synthase, translating into MGSVRVAIVGVGNCAASLVQGVEYYRSADPSEQVPGLMHVQLGDYHVSDLEFVAAFDIDAKKVGRDLAEAIGASENNTIKIADVPPTGVTVARGHTYDGFGKYYRETVEESDEEPVDVVAALREARADVLVCYLPVGSENAAKFYAQCAIDAGVGFVNCLPVFIAGVPEWAEKFRAAGVPIVGDDIKSQVGATITHRVLAKLFEDRGVILDRTMQLNVGGNMDFKNMLERDRLESKKISKTQAVTSQVSHDMGARNVHIGPSDYVAWLDDRKWAFVRLEGRAFGDVPLSLEYKLEVWDSPNSAGVVIDAVRCAKIALDRGVGGPILSASSYFMKSPPEQYRDSVARDKVEAFILGEE
- a CDS encoding transglycosylase domain-containing protein — its product is MAIGDRGRGISDRGRGVSDRGRRPLHPAERDAVYDTVDQAALSKIEVRDRDENATTYRRVGADGAALAPRRPTGPGGHRRPGGPNDPNAAPDGPARPGRKVGAHGPRIWRERPLWMRRLVIFGSLGTFLLFVAACAILYSATKVPLPDSIKTDQTSIIYFSDKSTQLARFGTTNRTDVPLSQVSKPAQQAVLAAEDKNFYTEPGISYRGIARALLVNLKSGSVQQGASTITQQYVKNAYLTQDRTFSRKIKEIVISVKLSHKYSKDEILQYYLNTIYFGRNSYGIYAASEAYFGIPPSQLTAAQGAILAGLIRQPNYLDPVVHTDAAKARWKEVVNTMISQKWLSSVPDYPLSTVKQKTDVSSTNGNVQNRYIQDQVVAELEAHGISEQQIETGGLRITTTIDPVRQADAVAAVNKVIGPIYPNPIATLKTGLVALDPASGKILAWYGGSQYGTNPQSSDPTYKSYGDTVSNASIPTGSTFKAVTLLTALSNGVNLNSTFDASDPQKLPGENGQDYVIHNDETDGHYDSANLIQATGESMNTVYVPLGYHVGVSKVIQMAKSLGVSDDLKNLAGITLGQDSIHPLEMANVYNSIASGGYRTTPHIVDTVYNGSNHLIYQGQPDAKKVLEPGVVADATFALQSVLQPGGTAAKSSLTGRPAAGKTGTVQQYRSAWFCGFTPQLTSCVDMYRDQALMDNSDPKNPKPLPGEALTGIPGATSGVYGGGMPAKIWNAFMNAALTGQPVKQFPPPVYGGSIRTFTPTNSPSATPDMSTLTPGDLFNNPGTSNTPWNPFASWGTNQNRGTTSTSGSGNGNGSGGGGNKPPTATPAPTPTTRRTGVLGIPSG
- a CDS encoding cytochrome P450, which gives rise to MPLTAQSHDRALVAPTSGEFRDAPLEQRLVHLAQLREAPGLPLFDEPSVPGLPLGPGYRAVARHADVLKAIRRPAAFRSGQGSLFINDLPAGFGESFGSIITMDDPCHRKLRAIVAQTFTRQNLRTLREQIERAAADTVEAVASRREFDIVTDLAARFSLLVIAGMLGIPDSQHTRVLEASTLIASAGAPDLLPPEHDPVRAVLDAGTYLADLATDLAAFRRTHPTDDLLTTLAHAQIDGQPLTTGEIASFFTLLTFAGQETTRNTISLGLWALHTQPDARTTWAADFDRLAPTAVEELVRYTSPVVLMRRTTAHDTTLAGHPLHAGEKIALCFTAANHDPTLFTHPDRLDLTRTPNPHLGFGGPGPHHCLGAHLARAEITALLRETFHHLPSLIITEEPQRLRSITVNALTHLPATTTPKPA